From Corvus moneduloides isolate bCorMon1 chromosome 2, bCorMon1.pri, whole genome shotgun sequence, one genomic window encodes:
- the HAO2 gene encoding hydroxyacid oxidase 2 isoform X2 → MAMVCLSDFEAYAKKYLPKIAWDYFAAGADDCTTRDENILAYKRIRFQPCMLRDVSVTDIRTKILGTEISFPVGIAPTGFHQLAWPDGEKSTARAARAMNTCYIASTYSTCTLEEISAAAPGGLRWFQLYIHRNRAASQQLVQRAEASGFQGLVLTADLPYTGKRRDDVRNGFCLPPHMKVKNLERAFEGDDWSEYGLPPNSLDPSVTWNDIYWLRSLTRLPIIIKGILTREDAELAVRHGVQGIIVSNHGGRQLDEGPATIDALVEVVEAVRGRVEVYVDGGIRKGSDVLKALALGAKCVFIGRPALWGLAYKGEEGLQDVLRILQDEFRLSMALAGPGIGLDDPCGFLLMQDIL, encoded by the exons ATGGCTATGGTGTGTCTTTCAGACTTCGAAGCTTATGCTAAGAAGTATTTACCCAAGATTGCTTGGGATTAttttgcagctggagcagacGACTGTACCACACGAGATGAAAACATCCTGGCATATAAAAG GATTCGTTTCCAGCCATGTATGCTGCGGGACGTATCCGTGACGGACATTAGGACTAAAATCCTGGGAACAGAAATCAGCTTTCCTGTAGGAATCGCCCCTACAGGCTTCCACCAGCTAGCATGGCCTGATGGAGAGAAAAGCACAGCCAGAG CGGCCAGAGCAATGAACACCTGCTACATTGCCAGCACCTACTCCACCTGCACGCTGGAGGAGATCTCCGCAGCCGCGCCCGGTGGCCTCCGCTGGTTCCAGCTCTACATCCACCGCAACAGGGCAGCGTCCCAGCAGCTGGTCCAGCGGGCGGAGGCCTCGGGCTTCCAGGGCCTCGTCCTCACCGCGGATCTGCCCTACACAGGCAAGAGACGCGACGATGTCCGCAATGGTTTCTGTCTTCCTCCCCACATGAAAGTGAAGAACTTGGAACGAGCCTTTGAG GGAGATGACTGGTCTGAGTACGGACTGCCACCCAACAGCTTGGACCCTTCGGTCACCTGGAATGATATCTACTGGCTGCGGAGCCTGACCCGCCTGCCCATCATCATCAAAGGCATCTTGACAAGAGAAGatgcagagctggcagtgagACATGGAGTTCAGGGAATTATTGTGTCCAATCATGGAGGAAGGCAACTGGATGAAGGACCTGCCACT ATTGATGCTCTGGTTGAGGTTGTGGAGGCAGTACGAGGCAGAGTCGAAGTTTATGTGGATGGTGGAATACGAAAAGGAAGCGACGTATTAAAAGCACTGGCACTGGGAGCAAAATGTGTCTTTATTGGAAGACCAGCTTTATGGGGCCTGGCTTACAAG GGTGAAGAAGGTCTTCAAGATGTCTTGAGAATTCTGCAGGATGAGTTTCGCTTGTCTATGGCCTTGGCTG gaccaggaattggacttgatgatccttgtgggttccttctAATGCAGGATATTCTGTGA
- the HAO2 gene encoding hydroxyacid oxidase 2 isoform X6: protein MAMVCLSDFEAYAKKYLPKIAWDYFAAGADDCTTRDENILAYKRIRFQPCMLRDVSVTDIRTKILGTEISFPVGIAPTGFHQLAWPDGEKSTARAARAMNTCYIASTYSTCTLEEISAAAPGGLRWFQLYIHRNRAASQQLVQRAEASGFQGLVLTADLPYTGKRRDDVRNGFCLPPHMKVKNLERAFEGDDWSEYGLPPNSLDPSVTWNDIYWLRSLTRLPIIIKGILTREDAELAVRHGVQGIIVSNHGGRQLDEGPATIDALVEVVEAVRGRVEVYVDGGIRKGSDVLKALALGAKCVFIGRPALWGLAYKMYPKRKSI, encoded by the exons ATGGCTATGGTGTGTCTTTCAGACTTCGAAGCTTATGCTAAGAAGTATTTACCCAAGATTGCTTGGGATTAttttgcagctggagcagacGACTGTACCACACGAGATGAAAACATCCTGGCATATAAAAG GATTCGTTTCCAGCCATGTATGCTGCGGGACGTATCCGTGACGGACATTAGGACTAAAATCCTGGGAACAGAAATCAGCTTTCCTGTAGGAATCGCCCCTACAGGCTTCCACCAGCTAGCATGGCCTGATGGAGAGAAAAGCACAGCCAGAG CGGCCAGAGCAATGAACACCTGCTACATTGCCAGCACCTACTCCACCTGCACGCTGGAGGAGATCTCCGCAGCCGCGCCCGGTGGCCTCCGCTGGTTCCAGCTCTACATCCACCGCAACAGGGCAGCGTCCCAGCAGCTGGTCCAGCGGGCGGAGGCCTCGGGCTTCCAGGGCCTCGTCCTCACCGCGGATCTGCCCTACACAGGCAAGAGACGCGACGATGTCCGCAATGGTTTCTGTCTTCCTCCCCACATGAAAGTGAAGAACTTGGAACGAGCCTTTGAG GGAGATGACTGGTCTGAGTACGGACTGCCACCCAACAGCTTGGACCCTTCGGTCACCTGGAATGATATCTACTGGCTGCGGAGCCTGACCCGCCTGCCCATCATCATCAAAGGCATCTTGACAAGAGAAGatgcagagctggcagtgagACATGGAGTTCAGGGAATTATTGTGTCCAATCATGGAGGAAGGCAACTGGATGAAGGACCTGCCACT ATTGATGCTCTGGTTGAGGTTGTGGAGGCAGTACGAGGCAGAGTCGAAGTTTATGTGGATGGTGGAATACGAAAAGGAAGCGACGTATTAAAAGCACTGGCACTGGGAGCAAAATGTGTCTTTATTGGAAGACCAGCTTTATGGGGCCTGGCTTACAAG ATGTAtcccaaaaggaaaagcatctaA
- the HAO2 gene encoding hydroxyacid oxidase 2 isoform X1, whose protein sequence is MAMVCLSDFEAYAKKYLPKIAWDYFAAGADDCTTRDENILAYKRIRFQPCMLRDVSVTDIRTKILGTEISFPVGIAPTGFHQLAWPDGEKSTARAARAMNTCYIASTYSTCTLEEISAAAPGGLRWFQLYIHRNRAASQQLVQRAEASGFQGLVLTADLPYTGKRRDDVRNGFCLPPHMKVKNLERAFEGDDWSEYGLPPNSLDPSVTWNDIYWLRSLTRLPIIIKGILTREDAELAVRHGVQGIIVSNHGGRQLDEGPATIDALVEVVEAVRGRVEVYVDGGIRKGSDVLKALALGAKCVFIGRPALWGLAYKGEEGLQDVLRILQDEFRLSMALAAVPALFDPSPNSKFAEPGANSSFTHEQVGGGHWNRLPREVVTAPSLAWFKKHLDKALRHTV, encoded by the exons ATGGCTATGGTGTGTCTTTCAGACTTCGAAGCTTATGCTAAGAAGTATTTACCCAAGATTGCTTGGGATTAttttgcagctggagcagacGACTGTACCACACGAGATGAAAACATCCTGGCATATAAAAG GATTCGTTTCCAGCCATGTATGCTGCGGGACGTATCCGTGACGGACATTAGGACTAAAATCCTGGGAACAGAAATCAGCTTTCCTGTAGGAATCGCCCCTACAGGCTTCCACCAGCTAGCATGGCCTGATGGAGAGAAAAGCACAGCCAGAG CGGCCAGAGCAATGAACACCTGCTACATTGCCAGCACCTACTCCACCTGCACGCTGGAGGAGATCTCCGCAGCCGCGCCCGGTGGCCTCCGCTGGTTCCAGCTCTACATCCACCGCAACAGGGCAGCGTCCCAGCAGCTGGTCCAGCGGGCGGAGGCCTCGGGCTTCCAGGGCCTCGTCCTCACCGCGGATCTGCCCTACACAGGCAAGAGACGCGACGATGTCCGCAATGGTTTCTGTCTTCCTCCCCACATGAAAGTGAAGAACTTGGAACGAGCCTTTGAG GGAGATGACTGGTCTGAGTACGGACTGCCACCCAACAGCTTGGACCCTTCGGTCACCTGGAATGATATCTACTGGCTGCGGAGCCTGACCCGCCTGCCCATCATCATCAAAGGCATCTTGACAAGAGAAGatgcagagctggcagtgagACATGGAGTTCAGGGAATTATTGTGTCCAATCATGGAGGAAGGCAACTGGATGAAGGACCTGCCACT ATTGATGCTCTGGTTGAGGTTGTGGAGGCAGTACGAGGCAGAGTCGAAGTTTATGTGGATGGTGGAATACGAAAAGGAAGCGACGTATTAAAAGCACTGGCACTGGGAGCAAAATGTGTCTTTATTGGAAGACCAGCTTTATGGGGCCTGGCTTACAAG GGTGAAGAAGGTCTTCAAGATGTCTTGAGAATTCTGCAGGATGAGTTTCGCTTGTCTATGGCCTTGGCTG ctgtaCCTGCCCTGTTTGACCCCTCACCAAACAGCAAATTTGCAGAGCCCGGTGCAAACTCCAGTTTTACTCATGAACAAGTGGGTggtgggcactggaacaggctccccagggaagtggtcacagcaccaagcctggcatggttcaagaagcatttggacaaggCTCTCAGGCACACGGTGTGA
- the HAO2 gene encoding hydroxyacid oxidase 2 isoform X3: MAMVCLSDFEAYAKKYLPKIAWDYFAAGADDCTTRDENILAYKRIRFQPCMLRDVSVTDIRTKILGTEISFPVGIAPTGFHQLAWPDGEKSTARAARAMNTCYIASTYSTCTLEEISAAAPGGLRWFQLYIHRNRAASQQLVQRAEASGFQGLVLTADLPYTGKRRDDVRNGFCLPPHMKVKNLERAFEGDDWSEYGLPPNSLDPSVTWNDIYWLRSLTRLPIIIKGILTREDAELAVRHGVQGIIVSNHGGRQLDEGPATIDALVEVVEAVRGRVEVYVDGGIRKGSDVLKALALGAKCVFIGRPALWGLAYKGEEGLQDVLRILQDEFRLSMALAGCASVSEIGQHLVQFSKL; the protein is encoded by the exons ATGGCTATGGTGTGTCTTTCAGACTTCGAAGCTTATGCTAAGAAGTATTTACCCAAGATTGCTTGGGATTAttttgcagctggagcagacGACTGTACCACACGAGATGAAAACATCCTGGCATATAAAAG GATTCGTTTCCAGCCATGTATGCTGCGGGACGTATCCGTGACGGACATTAGGACTAAAATCCTGGGAACAGAAATCAGCTTTCCTGTAGGAATCGCCCCTACAGGCTTCCACCAGCTAGCATGGCCTGATGGAGAGAAAAGCACAGCCAGAG CGGCCAGAGCAATGAACACCTGCTACATTGCCAGCACCTACTCCACCTGCACGCTGGAGGAGATCTCCGCAGCCGCGCCCGGTGGCCTCCGCTGGTTCCAGCTCTACATCCACCGCAACAGGGCAGCGTCCCAGCAGCTGGTCCAGCGGGCGGAGGCCTCGGGCTTCCAGGGCCTCGTCCTCACCGCGGATCTGCCCTACACAGGCAAGAGACGCGACGATGTCCGCAATGGTTTCTGTCTTCCTCCCCACATGAAAGTGAAGAACTTGGAACGAGCCTTTGAG GGAGATGACTGGTCTGAGTACGGACTGCCACCCAACAGCTTGGACCCTTCGGTCACCTGGAATGATATCTACTGGCTGCGGAGCCTGACCCGCCTGCCCATCATCATCAAAGGCATCTTGACAAGAGAAGatgcagagctggcagtgagACATGGAGTTCAGGGAATTATTGTGTCCAATCATGGAGGAAGGCAACTGGATGAAGGACCTGCCACT ATTGATGCTCTGGTTGAGGTTGTGGAGGCAGTACGAGGCAGAGTCGAAGTTTATGTGGATGGTGGAATACGAAAAGGAAGCGACGTATTAAAAGCACTGGCACTGGGAGCAAAATGTGTCTTTATTGGAAGACCAGCTTTATGGGGCCTGGCTTACAAG GGTGAAGAAGGTCTTCAAGATGTCTTGAGAATTCTGCAGGATGAGTTTCGCTTGTCTATGGCCTTGGCTG gctgtgccagtgtctcagaGATTGGCCAACACCTGGTTCAGTTCTCAAAGCTGTGA
- the HAO2 gene encoding hydroxyacid oxidase 2 isoform X4 yields MAMVCLSDFEAYAKKYLPKIAWDYFAAGADDCTTRDENILAYKRIRFQPCMLRDVSVTDIRTKILGTEISFPVGIAPTGFHQLAWPDGEKSTARAARAMNTCYIASTYSTCTLEEISAAAPGGLRWFQLYIHRNRAASQQLVQRAEASGFQGLVLTADLPYTGKRRDDVRNGFCLPPHMKVKNLERAFEGDDWSEYGLPPNSLDPSVTWNDIYWLRSLTRLPIIIKGILTREDAELAVRHGVQGIIVSNHGGRQLDEGPATIDALVEVVEAVRGRVEVYVDGGIRKGSDVLKALALGAKCVFIGRPALWGLAYKGEEGLQDVLRILQDEFRLSMALAGRRRASRRTKLKTQ; encoded by the exons ATGGCTATGGTGTGTCTTTCAGACTTCGAAGCTTATGCTAAGAAGTATTTACCCAAGATTGCTTGGGATTAttttgcagctggagcagacGACTGTACCACACGAGATGAAAACATCCTGGCATATAAAAG GATTCGTTTCCAGCCATGTATGCTGCGGGACGTATCCGTGACGGACATTAGGACTAAAATCCTGGGAACAGAAATCAGCTTTCCTGTAGGAATCGCCCCTACAGGCTTCCACCAGCTAGCATGGCCTGATGGAGAGAAAAGCACAGCCAGAG CGGCCAGAGCAATGAACACCTGCTACATTGCCAGCACCTACTCCACCTGCACGCTGGAGGAGATCTCCGCAGCCGCGCCCGGTGGCCTCCGCTGGTTCCAGCTCTACATCCACCGCAACAGGGCAGCGTCCCAGCAGCTGGTCCAGCGGGCGGAGGCCTCGGGCTTCCAGGGCCTCGTCCTCACCGCGGATCTGCCCTACACAGGCAAGAGACGCGACGATGTCCGCAATGGTTTCTGTCTTCCTCCCCACATGAAAGTGAAGAACTTGGAACGAGCCTTTGAG GGAGATGACTGGTCTGAGTACGGACTGCCACCCAACAGCTTGGACCCTTCGGTCACCTGGAATGATATCTACTGGCTGCGGAGCCTGACCCGCCTGCCCATCATCATCAAAGGCATCTTGACAAGAGAAGatgcagagctggcagtgagACATGGAGTTCAGGGAATTATTGTGTCCAATCATGGAGGAAGGCAACTGGATGAAGGACCTGCCACT ATTGATGCTCTGGTTGAGGTTGTGGAGGCAGTACGAGGCAGAGTCGAAGTTTATGTGGATGGTGGAATACGAAAAGGAAGCGACGTATTAAAAGCACTGGCACTGGGAGCAAAATGTGTCTTTATTGGAAGACCAGCTTTATGGGGCCTGGCTTACAAG GGTGAAGAAGGTCTTCAAGATGTCTTGAGAATTCTGCAGGATGAGTTTCGCTTGTCTATGGCCTTGGCTG gcaggaggagagccAGCAGGAGAACCAAGCTCAAGACACAGTGA
- the HAO2 gene encoding hydroxyacid oxidase 2 isoform X5 — MLRDVSVTDIRTKILGTEISFPVGIAPTGFHQLAWPDGEKSTARAARAMNTCYIASTYSTCTLEEISAAAPGGLRWFQLYIHRNRAASQQLVQRAEASGFQGLVLTADLPYTGKRRDDVRNGFCLPPHMKVKNLERAFEGDDWSEYGLPPNSLDPSVTWNDIYWLRSLTRLPIIIKGILTREDAELAVRHGVQGIIVSNHGGRQLDEGPATIDALVEVVEAVRGRVEVYVDGGIRKGSDVLKALALGAKCVFIGRPALWGLAYKGEEGLQDVLRILQDEFRLSMALAAVPALFDPSPNSKFAEPGANSSFTHEQVGGGHWNRLPREVVTAPSLAWFKKHLDKALRHTV; from the exons ATGCTGCGGGACGTATCCGTGACGGACATTAGGACTAAAATCCTGGGAACAGAAATCAGCTTTCCTGTAGGAATCGCCCCTACAGGCTTCCACCAGCTAGCATGGCCTGATGGAGAGAAAAGCACAGCCAGAG CGGCCAGAGCAATGAACACCTGCTACATTGCCAGCACCTACTCCACCTGCACGCTGGAGGAGATCTCCGCAGCCGCGCCCGGTGGCCTCCGCTGGTTCCAGCTCTACATCCACCGCAACAGGGCAGCGTCCCAGCAGCTGGTCCAGCGGGCGGAGGCCTCGGGCTTCCAGGGCCTCGTCCTCACCGCGGATCTGCCCTACACAGGCAAGAGACGCGACGATGTCCGCAATGGTTTCTGTCTTCCTCCCCACATGAAAGTGAAGAACTTGGAACGAGCCTTTGAG GGAGATGACTGGTCTGAGTACGGACTGCCACCCAACAGCTTGGACCCTTCGGTCACCTGGAATGATATCTACTGGCTGCGGAGCCTGACCCGCCTGCCCATCATCATCAAAGGCATCTTGACAAGAGAAGatgcagagctggcagtgagACATGGAGTTCAGGGAATTATTGTGTCCAATCATGGAGGAAGGCAACTGGATGAAGGACCTGCCACT ATTGATGCTCTGGTTGAGGTTGTGGAGGCAGTACGAGGCAGAGTCGAAGTTTATGTGGATGGTGGAATACGAAAAGGAAGCGACGTATTAAAAGCACTGGCACTGGGAGCAAAATGTGTCTTTATTGGAAGACCAGCTTTATGGGGCCTGGCTTACAAG GGTGAAGAAGGTCTTCAAGATGTCTTGAGAATTCTGCAGGATGAGTTTCGCTTGTCTATGGCCTTGGCTG ctgtaCCTGCCCTGTTTGACCCCTCACCAAACAGCAAATTTGCAGAGCCCGGTGCAAACTCCAGTTTTACTCATGAACAAGTGGGTggtgggcactggaacaggctccccagggaagtggtcacagcaccaagcctggcatggttcaagaagcatttggacaaggCTCTCAGGCACACGGTGTGA